ATCTTTCTCTTGCAAGAACGGATACGGATAAAGGCGCATAATGAACTTCATCGAACGACCATCGGCCGCCTTGTTGATGAAGTCGCGGAAACCGTTCGGCAGTTGCAAGTTAAGGGAGTCGCCTTTATGGAACACCAGGTTCTGGTGACCGTTTTTCACAACCGCTTTCTTGTCGAAGGCATAGCTTTCCATGCGGCGGACAACTCCGTCGGTGCTGTCGACAAAAGATCCGACGATAACTTGCATAGGCAGTCCCATCTGATTTTCGCCTTGAGAATCATCACGGGGCATTGTCAGCTGAGCCTGAATAACCGTCTGACGAACGTCGTTTTCGTCTTTAGACGGGAATTCGTCGCCATAGAAATCTGCAAGGGCCTTGAGGATCGGTTCGGAAGGAAGCGAAACCACCAGAGAATCAATAACTCCGCTATGCAGAGTCAAACATTCAGGACATTCTTCCTGATTTTTCACGATACTTGCCATTCGGAACGGAGTCGGCATGAAAGTTTCATTGGAATCACCGAATACGGCGAGTATAGGCGGATAGTCCGTGCCACTCCCCCAGAAACGGTACTCGCGGGGAGCTTCGGGTGCAGAAATGCGAAGTTGCAAACGCGTAGCACCCTTCATTTTTTTCAGGTCTTTTACCAAAGCCGAGGGAAGCGGCAAGAAAAGAGTCGTATCGCGCTTGGCCTTGACCTTTTTCACCTTGTAGACCGTATCTACGGAGCCCGACGGTTTCCAATGAGAGAGATCTTCGTACCAAACGGAATCTTCAATGTCTGCGATGCTATCCAGGAAATCATCGGGGCGGTTACTCCGATCCATTTTCCAGCTCACGGTAACATCCACTTCTTCTTCAAAAGCAGCCATCTTCTTGGACAAGCGACTGGAATTGTAGAAATCCGTCTGCCAGTGCAATCTCAAAACAGCACCCGCCGTATCAGAGGCCTTAAACTTTGCCACAAAACTGGAATCCGGAGTTTCAAACGCATAATCCATCACCAAATCGTGAGACAGGTTAGAAACACGCCCAAAGGTCGCTCTCAGATTGGCTGTCAACGGAGTGGTATCCATAAACACCTTGACGGAATCAGCCGTAAGGTCGCTAACGGTCAGAGTCTGCACTTTGTAGCTACTCGGCATTCCCTGGTCGGCAAGCCAATTCTGCAGACCGTCGTCATCGGATTCAAAAATGCAGGCAGACAGGGCAAATGCAACTAGCAACAGCGCCAAGACCTGCGAATGCGGGTTCTTTAAACAGTTAAACAATGTTTTCTTCACTCAGTACTCCGAGTTTTATCTGTAATTCCGAAAAGAATATAGCAAATTAGCGGACAGAAGACGGAGATTAGGTATCAGGTGTCAGGCGTCAGATAAGAGAAGTAAGGTCCCTGAGCCTGCCGAAGGGCGAAATCGAAGGATCTCTAGCAGGGGTGGTTAGTGATGAGGGATAAGAGTTGCTATATTTGACCCGTAAAAATTTAAGAGGATATTATGTCTCAATTCAACGCTCATTTTAGGAACATCAACGGGGACGATACCTACCCGCTGACCGACGTCATTTACCGCAGCAAGGTGGACGGAAGCCTGCTCGAAGTCGAACACGACCGCGCAGCACTCGCCAGCAAGAGCCCCGACGAATGGAAAAAGCTCTTTGCCGAACGCCGCATGAGCTTTGAACCGGCCGACATGAGCGGCATCTGGAGCAAGCGCGAAATGGTGCTCCCCGACATGCCCCTCGAAGACATCGTGACGATGCGCGAAGGCTGGAGCCCGCTGTTTGACGCGGCTCCCTTGGCCAAGGAAATGGGCATCAAGAGCCTCAAGGTCAAGCTTTGCGGTAACTCCCACACGGGTTCTTTCAAGGACCTCGGCATGACGGTTCTCGTGAGCCAGGTGAACCACATCATCAAGAAAGGCATTCACCCGATTGACGCCGTGGCCTGCGCCTCTACCGGCGATACCTCTGCAGCCTTGAGCGCCTACTGCGCCAAGGCAGGCATTCCTAGCATCGTGTTCCTGCCCGCCGGGAAGACTAGCGTTGCCCAGCTGATCCAGCCGATTTCTAACGGCAGCATCGTGCTCGCCCTCGACACCGACTTTGACGGTTGCATGAAGATTGTGCAGCAGGTCACCGCCGACAACCGCATCTACCTCGCCAACTCCATGAACAGCCTCCGCGTGGAAGGCCAGAAGACGATTTCTCCGGAAATCTGCCAGGAAATGGGCTGGAAGGTGCCCGACACCGTGATTATCCCGGGCGGAAACCTCGGTAACGTGAGTGCCCTGGCCAAGGGTTTCGAAGACTGCAAGGCCATGGGCCTTATCGACCGCATCCCGCGCATTATCGTGGCTCAGGCCGAAAACGCCAACCCGTTCTTCCAGGCTTACGAACGCGGCTTCGACAAGCTCGTTCCGATGCAGGCCAAGAAGACTCTCGCCTCTGCCATCCAGATCGGTAACCCGGTCAGCTACCCGAAGGCCGTGCGCGCTATCCAGAAGACGAACGGCATGGTCGTAAGCGTCACAGAAGAAGAACTCGCCAATGCAGCCCACCGCGGCGACCGCATCGGTCTCTACTGCTGCCCGCATACGGGTGTGGCTCTCGGCGCCCTCGAAAAGCTCGTTGCAGCAGGCAAGATCGACAAGGAAGAAAACGTGGTCGTCATCAGTACGGCACACGGTCTCAAGTTCACCGAATTCAAGGTCGGCTACCACGAAAAGAAGCTCGAGAACATTTGTTCGAAATTTGCGAACCCCGTGTTCAAGGCTCCGGCAGACCTCGGCGCCGTCATGGACATCTTGAAGAAAGAAATGGCAGAAAGACGTCGCTAGTTAATAGCGACTAGAGATCCTTCGACTCCGTGCTACGCACTGCGCTCAGGATGACAACACCAAAGGTCCTTGAGCTTGCCGAAGGGCCTCTGGATTCAAAGCCGAAGAATCCTTTAGCTCCGCGTAAATGCGGAGCTTTTTTGTTGCGCGTCCCCCTTTTTTTATTTATATTGTATCTAGAGGTTTACCATGCGCAAAACCGTTATCTTTTTTGTTGTTTTTTTCGCTATTTCCGTATTTGCCCAGGTGGAATTTCCCATGGGCTCAAAAATCATTAACGTAACCAAGGACCCCTACTTTGCCAAGGGGGACGGCAAAAACGATGACACCGAAGCGATTCAACGGGCCTTGAACGACCACCCCGATGGCGACTACATCATTTACTTGCCTCACGGAATTTACAAGGTGACCGACGGACTTGTCTGGCCGGAAACCAAGAAAAAGGAATCTTCTAGCAGGCGTACCATTTTGCAAGGCCAAAGCATTGGCGGAACCATTATCCAACTTGCCGACAGCACCTACGGTTTCGACAACCAGGATTTTCCCAAGGCCATGATATTCACCGGCGAAGGTCCTGGCCCCAAGTACAGGAACGCCATCCGTGACATGACTATACGCACCGGCAAGGGAAACCCCGGCGCCATCGGTATCCGATTCAATGCTTCGAACCAGGGAACCATCAACAACGTGAAGGTGTATTCCGGAGACTCCACGGGCGTCTACGGCATCGACCTGGGTTTTACCGAAGGAATCGGCCCCCTGCTCCTCAAGAATGTCGAAATACGCGGATTTGACATCGGCGTCTACGCCAAAGGCGAGAACGGAACCGCAACCCTTGAACACGTCACCCTGGGTGGACAGCGCAAATACGGTCTTGAAAACGAGGACATGAACCTCGCCATCCGTTCGCTTAGGGTTAAAGGATATGTTCCCGCCGTCTATAACCACGGCGAATTTGCAATGATGAGCCTGGTCGACGGATTGTTGGAATTCGACAACGACAAGAAAAAGGTGAAGCCCACGACGGCGATTATCAACGAAAGCCACCTATTCGCAAGGTCCATGAAGGTCTCGCGCTACAAGACCATGATCCAGTCCAAGAAAAAGGGCTACAACGAAGAAATGATCCAGGGAGAAATCATCGAATTTGCAACCCAGGAAACCCACCAGCTTTGTCATAGCCCCAAGCAGTCCATGAGGCTTGCCGTTGCAGAAACTCCGAACTTTTCTGAACAGAAGGCGGACAGCTGGATTACCATCGCAGGCGACTACGGTGGAAAATCGAACACAGGTTCCGACGACTCCAAGGCCATTCAGGAAGCCATTGACGATGGCGCCGAAACCCTGTATTTTCCGCCAGGAGGCCGTTGGACCATCAACAGGGACATTTACATTCGCAACCGAGTCCGTCGCATTCTCGGCATCGAAGGCCGCATCGATGGCAAGGGCAAGTTCATTATCGAAAATGGAGCCTTTGGGGAACTCACCATCGAAAGATTTTCGGAATTTGGCAGCGGTATTATCCTAAAGGCCAAGCGCAACCTGCTTCTCAAGAACATGATGGTCCGTTCGCTTGAAACCGACGACCTGGGCGGCGGAGACATCTACATGGAAGACGTGACGATTGGCACGATCCAGCTGAATTACCAGAAACTGTGGGGACGACAGGTCACCATGATGGGCGACACCAAGGGCCCGAAGATTACCAACAACGGTGGCGACATCTGGATTTTGGGCCTTACCGCCAAAAAGGGAAACACGGTCATTCAGAACTTCAACAAGGCGAACGCCGAACTCATCGGTGTCGAAATCGTAGCAAGTGACAAGGCGAAAGACCGCGCCATGTTTATCAACGACAATTCTGGACTCTCGGTGATGGGGCTTCGCGAAACGCTCACCCGCGGAAACGAGTTCCATAAGATCGTCGAAGAATCGAGGCAGGCGTCTTCCACCAAGACCCTGCTGGGCACAGACCTTTTAAAGACCCCGAACGGAGGCTCCCTACTCCCCCTCTACGTAGGATACGCCCCCAAGCAAGGTGCAAACGAAAAGCCCAAGGCAAGCATTCCCAAAGAAATGCTCCTGGTGCAGCCCAACATGCTTCGCATCAAGGGAAGCATCGAAGACGACGGACGTGGCGACGGGCTCTGCGAAGATCCGGTCCACTGGAAAAAGGGACTCGGCCCCGGCAAAGCCATTTTCTCGGATAGCTCCGCCTACGAGACTGACGTGTCCTTTACGGCTAGCGGACGCTACAATATCATTTTCACGGGCGATGACGGTTACCAGACGGGTTCCGACACGGGAAAGGTCTACGTTTTCGACAGACAGTACACCACGCTAGACCATACCGGCGACGGCATTCCTAGCGGCAAGGGCGCGGCCACCTGGATTTCGGAATTCGACAACTACAGTCCGCATAATTCCGACCACGAATTCCATGTCGCAAACGTGCAGAACGGCTCGGCCGGAAAAATCTACCTACGTTTTGACTTGTCGGCTCTTCCGGGTCCTCTCTTTGACGCAGCCCTCAAGCTGGAATTCGACAAGGAAGCCATCAAGAAGCCCATCCAGTTCAACATCTTTGGACTGAAAGAAACCTCTAAGGAAATGAACTTCGGCGACCAGAAACTGGGCGTCGACTGGGCCGATTACGAACTCACCTGGGAAAACGCTCCGGCAAACATTCCCCAGGCGGGCGGACAGTTCAACATCCGCAAGAACTCGGGTGGCGGCGTCGACACCAAGTATGCGGATTTCCTCGGACTCATCACCCTGAACCCGAAAGCGCCCCTGGGAGCATTCGTCCGTACCCCCACCCTCACTGAATTTTTCAAGAGAAAGCACGCCTCCAACCTTTACACGCTTATTCTCACCGCAGTCGAACCCGGCGAAACCATTCTCCCCTCTGCGGCCGCAGGCAAGGAATTCGCGCCTTCGCTCTACGTCGGCTATTTCGACAACACGCGTTCTGTCGGTGGCGAAGCCATGGACGGTGGCTACACGCTTTCCAAGGTAAACATCGACATCTACAATCTGGAATGTGACTTCGACCTGACCGTGGGCTACCCGCAATTTATCCAAATCGAAATCGTAAACGAATTCGGAAAGCGCATGCTAACGGTTGCCGCCCGCGACCTCGAAGGCGAAAAGAAGACGCACTTCAAGTTCAAGGCAATCGCCTTCCCCACAGGCAAGTACACGCTGCGAGTCATTGGAGAGGCGTTTACCGCCGAACAGAAATTCTACATCTTGAACTAGGAACTAAACGATGCGTATCAATAAGTACATTCAGCTAGGATCTTTCCTTTTCGCAACGCTTCTATGGACAGCCTGCGGTGACGATTCCAGTTCTTCGGCAACAGATGAATCCAGTTCGTCTGTAGCGTCGTTCAAGTCCAGCAGTTCCCTCAGCAACCGCGCCGATATCGACTACAAGGACACCGTACGCCTTGGCGACACGATGCAGGTTTATATCGAGTTGTTCAAGGGCGACAGTTCCAAGATGGACGCGAGCGAAATCTACCTTGACAGTACGGCAAGCAGTTTACCGATATACATCGGTGAATTTACCAAAGGAAGCCGCATCAAAGTGTATGCAACCGCATCGAATATTGAAGAAGACCGCATTCAAATCAAAAGTGAATACGGAAACTACCTGCAGGCACTCACGGCTGTTCCCAAGGAGCCGCTTTCAAAAGATGTAGCCAATTGTGAAGGAAACGGATCGCCAACAGTGGACTCCGCCTACGGCAACTATTTTAGTCCCTCATTCGGATGCATCGACGATGCCATCTTCAGAGATTCGAACGAGTTTGTCGTCTTCGAAGACAACCACTATTACCTAGAAACGAGCGGCATTTTCGATGACGAATCGAGTCTCCGTTTCAAGATTGTTGTAGATACCGCCTACTACAACTACACAGGATCCGAAAAAGACATTTCCATTGGAATGAACGACACCCTGCGCGGCATTATCGACATTGCCACAAGCCCGGAAAACATTTCGGTCGCATTTTCCGCTAAGGAAGGCTACAGCATCAACCTTACCGTCAAGGGGCAAAACATTATTTCTTACCAGTTCACCGACGGCACGGACACCTTGGGAAAATACAAGTCCAAGGTCGACACGATGCTCATTCCTACAGACGAAATAAACTGGCAGCTAGACATTACTCCCGAAAATTTCTCGAATTTCCAGACGGGTCCCTTCGCCTTTTTTGAAGCGAAGACCAAGTCGAGAGCCCTGGAGCAGGGCGAGTACTTCTCTTACCCCGACTCGATTCCTTACCCGGGCGAATACTTTGTCCGTACGCGCCCCAAGGACGACCTGGGAATTTACAAGTACAACCTTCTGCAAGAACAGTTTGTCTGGCTCGGCGACTACAAGAAAGGTGATTCTATCCTCGTCTTCCACCACATCGAAAACTACTTTGACGACGATTTCGAAAATGTCACCTGCGAAATTCTGGACAAGAACCAAAAGGTTCAGGGCACAATAAGTTTCGTTTACGGGGGCTCCTTCAGCGTCTCGGGGAAAATGCCCGAAGGCCCCTACTACCTGCATTACCGCCGTTTGAATTCAGCCCCCAAGGCCGACGTCTTTGACAGTCTGCGCTACGTGCTGCAACTCTATACGATGGTTCAGCAGCCGGGCATTCTTTCGACATTCGAATTCTACGACCCGGAAAAAGACGAAACTTATAGCGAGATTTCTCTTCCGGCCGGAGATTCTATCCGCGTAAACGACATCCAGTTCCATATCGAGGTTTCAAAAAATTCGAACTGGGACATTATCGGCGAAGATGTTTCCTGGTTCATTCCCTGTCAGTCGCTTAACTACATCAACAATAGCAGCAATATTTACAATGCCACCAACTGCGACGAGGAAAAGGAAATTTCTTCGGATTACTTGATTGCCCAAGAAGCAGGCGTCGGTGAAATCGCTGAACTCATCGCCCAGAGCAAGGCAGACCCCACCAAGCGCGACACGCTCAAGATTTCGATCATCGCCAAGGTAAACTAGAAGATTACTCTTCCCAAATTTGGTTCGGAAGTTTACCGATATCGCGGAAATCCAAAAGTCCCGCCGTCGGAGCGTTCACGCTAACAAGACGCGCCAAAGGCTTACCGGCTCGTTCAATGACGATTTCTTCGTCCTTGAGCGAAACCTGGTTCAACATCGAGCCAAAATTCTGGCGGACTTCCATGGCAGAAACTACTTTAGACATATTTCAAAAATAGTATAATTACCGACATGGAAAGCGAAAACAAGTCCTATACCGTCACGCAATACATGAAAGCCCTGAAGCAGAAGGTGGAATCGACCCCCGCCGTATGGGTTCGTGGCGTGATTACCCAGATTAACGAGAAGGCACGCGTTGTTTATCTGAGTATCGCGGACTTTGAAGAAGGGAACGTGAACCCGCTCGCCACGGTTCCCCTGTATTGCTATTCGGCAAAATTCGCCGCCATCCGCGCCAAGGTCGAGAATTATCCGCAGCCATTCACGCTCAAGGAACAGCTCAAGGTGAGTTTCTTGATCAAGGCGGACCTGTACATTCCCTACGGTAAGCTGCAGGCTCAAATTCTGGATATCGACCCCGTTTACACGCTCGGTGAACTCGCGCTAACCAAGAGCGCCATTCTAAAGAGGCTCGCCCTAGAAGGCCTGCTTGAAAAGAACAAATCATTGACTCTTGCCGACGTGCCTATCCGCGTAGGCCTCATTACCGGCGAAGGGACCGCCGCCTACAAGGATTTTACCACCAAGCTTGCAGAATCGCCATTTAACTTCAAGGTGAAAACCGCCTACGCCAAGATGCAGGGCACAGACACCGAACCGACCGTCCTTGCGGCCCTCGAGGAACTCGCCAAGGATTCGGAGTTGGACGTGGTATGCATTATCCGCGGTGGCGGAAGCAAGACCGACTTGAACTTTTTCGATAGTGAAGCACTCTGCCGCGCCGTAGCCAACTACCCTCTCCCCGTTTTCACCGGAATCGGGCACGAGATTGACCGAAGCCTGTTGGACGAAGTCGCCTACCAGTCCTGCATTACGCCGACCGACACCGCAAAGCGCTTGATTGACCGCGTTGCAGACAGTTGGAACCAGATGCTTTCGCTTGCGCAGGGAATCGCATTACAGACAAAAGATTTAGTCACCTCGTTCAAGCAAGAGTTGACCTATACGGGGAACGCCCTACAGCAAAAGGTGAACGCGCTATTGCAACGAGAAGCAATGAAGCTTACGCTGTACAAGGGGAACATGCAAAAGGACCTGCAGTTTATTTTTAGGGGCGAACAGGACCGCATCGACCGCAATAGCGAAGGTCTACACCAGGGAACTCGAAAAATTCTCGACCTCGAAAAATCGAAGTTCAACCTGATGGAACTCCGAGTGAAAAACGCCGACCCCGAAACAACGCTATCAAAGGGCTACACCCTTACGCTCGATGCCAACGGGAAGTTTGTACGTAACAAGAGTCAGCTCAAGGCGGGCGACACGCTGACGACAAGGTTTAAGGACGGCAACGTCATTTCTGTTGTGAAGTAAATTCCGGCAGTCTATCGATTTTCTGGAACCGTTTCGTGGTAGCATCCAGCGCAAAGTAGCGCACCGCATCGCCTAGAGACAGCATCACGTACTTAGGCGAGAGCACCTTTAAATACTTGTTCAGCTGCACCTGCAGGGCTTCCCACGTGTATTCGCCGGGAGCCTTGCATTCCACCAAGAGCCACGGGTGCCTTAAATCCGCATTGTCCTTAAAGCTCTGCACTAGAATGTCCACGCGGTCATCGGTCGAAGACTCCACCGTCGAAAGCGCAAACTCCACCGCGATCAGGTTCTTGGGCACCTTGACTTCATCGATCAGAAATTTGACAGTCGCCTGACGCACCCGTTCTTCGGGCGTATCGGGAACTTCCTTTTGGCGAATGGGGTCGTAAATAGTGCCGTGAGTCATGTCGGCAAAAATAAAAAAATACCCCTTATTTAACCATTAACCATACAGGAAAACGGAAATTCTTACAAAATTATATTCTATTATTATGTTGTAACATAATAAGAATTTTCGATCCATATACAGGAGCTTAAAATGCGCAGAAGACTATTGAGCGAAGGTGCCAAGGAACTTTCTTACGAAATCCGTGAAATCGTGAAGAAGGCAAACCAGCTCAAAGCACTCGGTCTCCCGATCCACTGGGAAAACATCGGTGACCCGATTGAAAAGAAGTGTCAGGTACCCGACTGGATCAAGGATATTGTAGTTGACCTCGCCCGCACCAACCGCAGCTACGGTTACTGCCCCTCCAAGGGCATGCTCGAAACACGCGAATTCTTGGTGAAAGAAAACAACAAACTTGGCGGTACGCAGATTAACGTCGACGACATTGTGTTCTTTAACGGCCTCGGTGACGCTATCGCCACCATTTACAGCCTTTTGTCGATGAACACCCGCATTATCGGACCGGCACCGGCTTATTCTACTCATAGCTCTGCCGAAGCAGCCCACGCCCACACGGCTCCGATTACCTACCGCCTGCAGCCGGAAAACCACTGGTACCCGGACCTGGAAGAACTTGAAAACAAGGTGAAGTACAACCCGAGCATTGCGGGCATCCTGATTTTGAACCCGGACAATCCGACGGGTATGGTTTACCCGCTCGACATTCTCCAGAAGATTGTGGACATCGCAAAGCGCTACGGTCTGTTCATTATTTGCGATGAAATCTACAACAAGATTACGTACAATGGAGCACACGCTTACGCACTCGCCGAATACATCGGAGACGTTCCGGGTATCGCTCTCAAGGGTATTTCTAAGGAATACCCGTGGCCGGGCGCTCGTTGCGGCTGGGCCGAATACTACAACCGCGACAAGGACGAACAGTTCGACGCTTTCTGCCGTGCCATCGACAACGCCAAGATGGTGGAAGTCTGCTCGACCACGCTCCCGCAGATGACGATTCCGCGCGTATTGGGTGATCCTCGCTTTATGGAACACCGCACCGCCCTGAACGAAAAGATTGGGCGCCGTAGCGCCATCATCAACGAAATCCTTTCCGACATTCCGGAACTGTATTTCAACCCGACCTACGGTGCATTCTACAACACCATCATCTTCCGCGAAGGAACGCTGAACAGCCACCAGACCTTGAAGATCGACAACCCGATTATCAAGAAGAAAGTGGAAGAATGGTGCAGCAAGACCAACAACCTGGACTACCGCTTCGTTTACTACCTGCTGGGCGCAAAGGGGATTTGCGTTGTGCCTAGCACCAGTTTCTGCACGGATTTGAAGGGATTCCGTGTGACGCTTCTGGAAGAAGACGAAGAGGAACTGCGCGAAGTGTTCACCACGATCCATGACGCCATCGTGGAGTACCTGCATAGCTAGTCAGGGGGCAGTAGACAGGTTTCAGGTGTCAGGGATCAGGCCTGATTAAGGTCCCTGAGCCTGCCAAACCATGCCGAAAGGCGGAGCTGAAGGACACAGAGTTTTATAGGAAGAAGGAAGTTAAAAGTTATCGAAAGGAGTCGGCATAATGTCAAACAGAGCCTTGCATTTATTAATTGCCATGCTCGCCTTTTTGGTGATGTGTTGTTTTCTTTCCGGCTGCCGGGAGAAATCTCAGCAGCAACCTAAAACAGTCTCTGTAATGATCTACAGCGAATACATCGATCCTGAGATGATTACAGACTTCCAGATGAAAACCGGCTACCAGTTGCAGTTGGAGCTCTACGGCGCACAGGAAGAAATGATCGGAAAACTTCAGGCGACAGGAACCGAATCATACGATGTCATTATTGCATCGGACGTCGTCATCCAGCAGATGGTGCAGCTTGGCTTGATTGCCCCCATAGACACGAATAAGATTCCGAACCGCATAAACGTTGCAGACCCCTTCAAGAATCCTAGCTACGACCCGACCAATACCTACACGCTCCCCTACCTGTGGGGAACCACGGGCATTCTTTACCGCGACACGACCATCGATGCAAACAACGTAAGCTACCAGATGTTGCTCGATGCTAAACAAACTAAAGGCGAATTTAGTTTGTTAAAAGAAGCCCGTTCCATGCTTTCGATGGCGTTGCAGGCAAAGGGATTTAGCGCAAACAGTACCAAGCAAAGCGAAATCAACCAGGCCGTCGACATTCTGCTGAAAGCAAAACAGGATCCGCATTTTATTGGATTTGACGAATCCGACATCGGCAAGGACAAAGTCGTTTCTGGAGTGGACTGGGCAGCCATTGTATTCAACGGTGAAGCCATGGATGCAATTTCGGAAGACCCTACGCTACAGTACGCTATCCCCGTTGAAGGAAGCTTTATGTGGGTTGACGCCATGACGCTCAGCAGTAAATCTCAAAATGTCAAGGGCGCCTACGCATTCATGAATTACATTCTCGATGCAAAAATCGGCGCCCAGCTGGCAAAGTTTATCAACTACGCCTCTCCGAACAAGGCGGCCCTCGAAGTGATTGGCGAGGAATTCAAGAACAACCGCGTCATCAACCCGACCAAGGAAGAAATCGACCGCATGGTATTCCTCCGCGACCTGGGAGATGCGTCAAAGATTTTCGACGAAGCCTGGGAAAACGTCATCACGAAATAAATTTAAGCTGGGCCCTAGGCCCGCTAAGGATACAAGCAAGGGCACCTGAAGGTGCCCTTTTTTATAGTCAGACGCTCCAAAGCCTAAACTTCATGACTAATGGGAAGCGGCGCAAACGGAGGTTCAAGTTCGATACTGATCGGGCAATGGTCAGAACCCATGACATCCTGGTGAATTTCTGCATTCACGATATTCGGCACAAGACCTTCGTCTACAAAGGCATAGTCGATACGCCAACCCACGTTGCGCTTGCGGGCGCCAAATCGATTCGACCACCACGAATAGCGGTCACGTTCGTCAGGGTGCAGTTTGCGGAAAGAATCCACGAAACCGTTTTCGACATACTTATCCATCCACGCACGTTCGATAGGTAAAAAACCGCTGACATCTTCGTTGTCTTTCGGACGCGCAATATCGATTTCCTTATGGCACGTATTGTAGTCCCCCAAGGTCACCACGTGCTTGCCATCGGCAACCCAGCGCTTACTGTTTTCGAGGAACGCATCGTAAAAACGGAGCTTGTAGTCGAGGCGGTCATCGCCCTGTCCACCATTGGGGAAATAAATGGAGTTCAGTACCCAGTCCGGGAAAACAAGCTGGAGAACGCGGCCTTCTTCATCAAATTCTTCGATGTCAAAGCCGTAGTTCACGCGGTCCGGTTCAATCTGGGTGTAGATACCTACCCCGCTGTAGCCTTTCTTGCGACGGCAAGGATTCCAGTAGGCAAAGTAGCCTTCGGGTTTTGCCACCTCTTCGGGAATCTGGTCCACCTCCGCACGAACTTCCTGCAAGCACAGGATATCCGGCTTCGTTGTTGCAAACCAGTCCGTAAAGCCCTTTTTGAGGGCGGAGCGAAGACCGTTCACGTTCCAGCTGTAAATATTCATAATTCACCCAATTTTTATTCCGCGCCAAAAATACATTTTTTTACTGCACAAATGCGTAAAGATGATTTTATAAAAACGTT
The DNA window shown above is from uncultured Fibrobacter sp. and carries:
- the thrC gene encoding threonine synthase — encoded protein: MSQFNAHFRNINGDDTYPLTDVIYRSKVDGSLLEVEHDRAALASKSPDEWKKLFAERRMSFEPADMSGIWSKREMVLPDMPLEDIVTMREGWSPLFDAAPLAKEMGIKSLKVKLCGNSHTGSFKDLGMTVLVSQVNHIIKKGIHPIDAVACASTGDTSAALSAYCAKAGIPSIVFLPAGKTSVAQLIQPISNGSIVLALDTDFDGCMKIVQQVTADNRIYLANSMNSLRVEGQKTISPEICQEMGWKVPDTVIIPGGNLGNVSALAKGFEDCKAMGLIDRIPRIIVAQAENANPFFQAYERGFDKLVPMQAKKTLASAIQIGNPVSYPKAVRAIQKTNGMVVSVTEEELANAAHRGDRIGLYCCPHTGVALGALEKLVAAGKIDKEENVVVISTAHGLKFTEFKVGYHEKKLENICSKFANPVFKAPADLGAVMDILKKEMAERRR
- a CDS encoding glycosyl hydrolase family 28-related protein: MGSKIINVTKDPYFAKGDGKNDDTEAIQRALNDHPDGDYIIYLPHGIYKVTDGLVWPETKKKESSSRRTILQGQSIGGTIIQLADSTYGFDNQDFPKAMIFTGEGPGPKYRNAIRDMTIRTGKGNPGAIGIRFNASNQGTINNVKVYSGDSTGVYGIDLGFTEGIGPLLLKNVEIRGFDIGVYAKGENGTATLEHVTLGGQRKYGLENEDMNLAIRSLRVKGYVPAVYNHGEFAMMSLVDGLLEFDNDKKKVKPTTAIINESHLFARSMKVSRYKTMIQSKKKGYNEEMIQGEIIEFATQETHQLCHSPKQSMRLAVAETPNFSEQKADSWITIAGDYGGKSNTGSDDSKAIQEAIDDGAETLYFPPGGRWTINRDIYIRNRVRRILGIEGRIDGKGKFIIENGAFGELTIERFSEFGSGIILKAKRNLLLKNMMVRSLETDDLGGGDIYMEDVTIGTIQLNYQKLWGRQVTMMGDTKGPKITNNGGDIWILGLTAKKGNTVIQNFNKANAELIGVEIVASDKAKDRAMFINDNSGLSVMGLRETLTRGNEFHKIVEESRQASSTKTLLGTDLLKTPNGGSLLPLYVGYAPKQGANEKPKASIPKEMLLVQPNMLRIKGSIEDDGRGDGLCEDPVHWKKGLGPGKAIFSDSSAYETDVSFTASGRYNIIFTGDDGYQTGSDTGKVYVFDRQYTTLDHTGDGIPSGKGAATWISEFDNYSPHNSDHEFHVANVQNGSAGKIYLRFDLSALPGPLFDAALKLEFDKEAIKKPIQFNIFGLKETSKEMNFGDQKLGVDWADYELTWENAPANIPQAGGQFNIRKNSGGGVDTKYADFLGLITLNPKAPLGAFVRTPTLTEFFKRKHASNLYTLILTAVEPGETILPSAAAGKEFAPSLYVGYFDNTRSVGGEAMDGGYTLSKVNIDIYNLECDFDLTVGYPQFIQIEIVNEFGKRMLTVAARDLEGEKKTHFKFKAIAFPTGKYTLRVIGEAFTAEQKFYILN
- a CDS encoding type II toxin-antitoxin system Phd/YefM family antitoxin, with the protein product MSKVVSAMEVRQNFGSMLNQVSLKDEEIVIERAGKPLARLVSVNAPTAGLLDFRDIGKLPNQIWEE
- the xseA gene encoding exodeoxyribonuclease VII large subunit codes for the protein MESENKSYTVTQYMKALKQKVESTPAVWVRGVITQINEKARVVYLSIADFEEGNVNPLATVPLYCYSAKFAAIRAKVENYPQPFTLKEQLKVSFLIKADLYIPYGKLQAQILDIDPVYTLGELALTKSAILKRLALEGLLEKNKSLTLADVPIRVGLITGEGTAAYKDFTTKLAESPFNFKVKTAYAKMQGTDTEPTVLAALEELAKDSELDVVCIIRGGGSKTDLNFFDSEALCRAVANYPLPVFTGIGHEIDRSLLDEVAYQSCITPTDTAKRLIDRVADSWNQMLSLAQGIALQTKDLVTSFKQELTYTGNALQQKVNALLQREAMKLTLYKGNMQKDLQFIFRGEQDRIDRNSEGLHQGTRKILDLEKSKFNLMELRVKNADPETTLSKGYTLTLDANGKFVRNKSQLKAGDTLTTRFKDGNVISVVK
- a CDS encoding type I restriction enzyme HsdR N-terminal domain-containing protein, with the protein product MTHGTIYDPIRQKEVPDTPEERVRQATVKFLIDEVKVPKNLIAVEFALSTVESSTDDRVDILVQSFKDNADLRHPWLLVECKAPGEYTWEALQVQLNKYLKVLSPKYVMLSLGDAVRYFALDATTKRFQKIDRLPEFTSQQK